One Sphingobium sp. Z007 genomic region harbors:
- a CDS encoding SRPBCC family protein translates to MADADPQIKAPPQIKGEPLPRCPGPSYRDLALADTNEVPEYLYQDVYENLGSDPIPASRYTDPAFFELEKQKMWPKVWQFAAREEELPEPGDYAVYENVGKSFILVRQDDMSVRAFYNVCLHRGRKLKLESGWAGELQCPFHGFTWNMDGSMKQIPCRWDFAHLSDDQMALPEVSVGRWGGYIFIREAAEGPTIEEFLAPLPEHFQRWKHEECTTVIWVGKVVPANWKVVMEAFMESWHTVVTHPQLLPFTGDANSSYNIYGDYTNLTVTPFGTMSPHIDPDGKPQQWIVDEFVKYNGRSSDNYEEQPEGGYNVKVPDGVTARAALGASLRETTSKMFGQDISFASDSEMMDALLYNVFPNYSPWAGFQPNIVYRWRPWHDVDHCLMEVRILTRTPPGETPPKCPPMHFLTDAQKWTEAAEIGILGDVFEQDMENLPFVQQGLKSSANGQVQLANYQEIQIRQFQNTLMKFIDAE, encoded by the coding sequence ATGGCCGACGCCGATCCCCAGATCAAAGCCCCGCCACAGATCAAGGGAGAGCCGCTGCCGCGTTGTCCGGGGCCGTCCTATCGCGACCTGGCGCTGGCCGACACCAATGAAGTGCCGGAATATCTCTATCAGGATGTCTATGAAAATCTGGGGTCCGATCCGATCCCCGCGTCACGCTATACCGACCCGGCCTTTTTCGAGCTGGAAAAGCAGAAAATGTGGCCCAAGGTCTGGCAATTTGCCGCCCGCGAAGAAGAATTGCCGGAACCAGGCGACTATGCGGTGTATGAGAATGTCGGCAAATCCTTCATCCTCGTGCGGCAAGACGATATGTCCGTCCGCGCCTTCTACAATGTCTGCCTGCATCGCGGCCGCAAGCTGAAGCTGGAAAGCGGCTGGGCGGGCGAACTGCAATGCCCCTTCCATGGCTTTACCTGGAATATGGACGGGTCGATGAAGCAGATCCCGTGCCGCTGGGATTTTGCGCATCTGTCGGACGATCAGATGGCGTTGCCCGAAGTGTCGGTCGGCCGCTGGGGCGGCTATATCTTCATTCGGGAAGCCGCCGAAGGGCCGACGATCGAAGAGTTCCTCGCCCCGCTACCGGAGCATTTCCAGCGCTGGAAGCATGAGGAATGCACGACCGTCATCTGGGTCGGAAAGGTGGTGCCGGCCAACTGGAAGGTGGTGATGGAGGCTTTCATGGAAAGCTGGCACACCGTTGTCACTCACCCCCAATTGCTGCCGTTCACGGGCGACGCCAATTCATCCTACAATATCTATGGCGACTATACGAACCTGACGGTCACGCCCTTTGGCACCATGTCGCCCCATATCGATCCCGACGGCAAGCCGCAGCAATGGATCGTGGACGAGTTCGTGAAATATAATGGCCGATCGTCCGACAATTATGAGGAGCAGCCCGAAGGCGGCTATAACGTCAAAGTGCCCGACGGCGTTACGGCGCGCGCAGCGTTGGGCGCCAGCCTGCGCGAAACGACCAGCAAGATGTTCGGACAGGACATCAGCTTTGCGTCCGATAGCGAGATGATGGACGCGCTGCTCTACAATGTCTTTCCCAATTACAGCCCCTGGGCCGGGTTCCAGCCCAATATCGTCTATCGCTGGCGGCCCTGGCATGATGTCGATCATTGCCTGATGGAAGTACGCATCCTCACCCGCACGCCGCCCGGCGAAACCCCGCCCAAATGCCCGCCGATGCATTTCCTGACCGACGCCCAAAAATGGACCGAAGCGGCGGAGATCGGCATTTTGGGCGATGTGTTCGAACAGGATATGGAAAATCTGCCCTTCGTGCAGCAGGGCCTGAAAAGCTCCGCCAATGGGCAGGTGCAACTGGCCAATTATCAGGAAATCCAGATTCGCCAGTTCCAAAATACGTTGATGAAATTCATCGACGCAGAATGA
- a CDS encoding acyl-CoA dehydrogenase family protein produces the protein MITAPHSAPTQRAADLAARVERFVRDVIIPYEKDPRQDAHGPMEELVAEMRGKARAAGLMTPHVLPDGGHLTHRETALVLKTSGLSILGPTALNTAAPDEGNMYLIGKVGTQAQKDHFLAPMHRGEARSAFFMTEPAEDGGAGADPSMMQTRAVQDGNHWVINGRKAFITGAKGAKVGIVMANSGTAEKMAATMFLVDLPDPAIRIERVMDTLDGSMPGGHSVIAIDNLRVSPDQVLGELHKGFEYAQIRLSPARLTHCMRWLGACIRAQEIASAYACKRHAFGKPLIDHEGVGFPLAENLIDLKQCELIIDWCADVLDSGELGTTESSMAKVAVSEALFRVADRCIQVMGGTGVTQDTMVEQVFREIRAFRIYDGPTEVHKWSLAKKIKRANAGH, from the coding sequence ATGATTACCGCTCCTCATTCCGCGCCGACCCAGCGTGCCGCCGATCTGGCCGCGCGGGTCGAACGCTTCGTGCGCGACGTTATCATCCCCTATGAAAAAGACCCGCGTCAGGACGCCCATGGTCCGATGGAGGAGCTGGTCGCCGAAATGCGCGGCAAGGCGCGCGCCGCCGGGCTGATGACGCCCCATGTCCTGCCCGATGGCGGGCATCTGACCCATCGCGAAACCGCGCTGGTGCTCAAGACGTCGGGCCTGTCCATCCTTGGTCCGACCGCGCTCAACACCGCCGCCCCGGACGAGGGGAACATGTATCTGATCGGCAAGGTCGGCACGCAGGCGCAAAAGGATCATTTCCTTGCCCCCATGCACCGCGGCGAAGCGCGGTCCGCCTTCTTCATGACCGAACCGGCCGAGGATGGCGGTGCCGGGGCCGACCCGTCGATGATGCAGACGCGCGCAGTGCAGGACGGCAACCATTGGGTGATCAACGGGCGCAAAGCGTTCATTACCGGGGCGAAGGGCGCGAAGGTCGGCATCGTCATGGCCAATAGCGGTACGGCGGAAAAGATGGCGGCGACCATGTTCCTGGTCGACCTGCCCGATCCGGCGATCCGTATCGAGCGAGTGATGGACACGCTAGACGGCTCGATGCCCGGCGGCCATTCCGTGATCGCGATCGACAATCTGCGCGTGTCGCCGGACCAGGTGCTGGGCGAGCTGCACAAGGGCTTCGAATATGCGCAAATCCGCCTCAGCCCCGCGCGGCTCACCCATTGTATGCGCTGGCTGGGCGCGTGCATCCGCGCGCAGGAGATTGCGTCCGCCTATGCCTGCAAGCGCCATGCTTTCGGCAAGCCGCTGATCGATCATGAGGGTGTCGGCTTTCCGCTGGCGGAAAACCTCATCGACCTGAAGCAATGCGAACTCATCATCGACTGGTGTGCCGATGTCCTGGACAGCGGCGAACTGGGCACCACCGAAAGCTCGATGGCCAAGGTCGCGGTGTCCGAAGCGCTGTTCCGCGTCGCTGATCGCTGCATCCAGGTAATGGGCGGCACCGGCGTCACGCAGGACACGATGGTCGAGCAAGTGTTCCGCGAAATCCGCGCCTTTCGCATCTATGACGGCCCGACCGAGGTCCATAAATGGAGCCTCGCCAAGAAGATCAAGCGCGCGAACGCAGGGCATTGA
- a CDS encoding nuclear transport factor 2 family protein, protein MPTNPRSIVEKWYRSLSAMDIDGFAATLHDDFINNVVGRTAVSGRSYGKRQLFDEVFPLVMANLVPGTVNLARRYRIMAVDGPTVVGMMEGGAETKDGERYEQTYCQIFRVEDGTIREIWEFFDTMQAQVRLFGHPADPGQAVADPLRF, encoded by the coding sequence ATGCCCACTAATCCCCGATCCATAGTAGAGAAATGGTATCGCAGCCTCTCCGCGATGGACATTGATGGGTTTGCAGCGACGTTGCACGATGACTTTATCAATAATGTCGTCGGTCGAACTGCGGTGTCGGGGCGTTCCTACGGCAAGCGGCAATTGTTCGATGAAGTTTTCCCGCTGGTCATGGCCAATCTCGTCCCCGGCACCGTCAATCTGGCCCGCCGCTATCGCATCATGGCCGTGGATGGCCCGACCGTGGTCGGCATGATGGAAGGCGGCGCTGAAACAAAGGATGGCGAACGCTACGAGCAGACCTATTGCCAGATATTCCGCGTCGAAGACGGCACCATCCGTGAAATCTGGGAATTTTTCGACACAATGCAGGCGCAAGTCCGACTTTTCGGCCATCCCGCCGATCCGGGGCAGGCAGTGGCTGATCCGCTTCGCTTCTAG
- a CDS encoding nuclear transport factor 2 family protein, with translation MDLEAEIRNLAARRDIQKAIFAYMRGQDRLDHALQMSAFHADSDVDCGLLRGGPRAYTDFAQGFLAGMGGSQHIIGQMDIEVDAKAGTGSGEVYFFAWHRLIEEGEPYDLFMAGRYIDEYSCKDDKWAIQRRRELIDWARKDAPSDAFMAGMPLVHLSGRNGTDFSQTRDWASGTSGR, from the coding sequence ATGGACCTCGAAGCCGAAATCCGCAACCTGGCCGCGCGCCGCGACATTCAAAAGGCCATATTCGCCTATATGCGCGGGCAGGACCGGCTCGATCATGCGCTTCAGATGTCAGCCTTTCACGCCGATTCCGACGTCGATTGCGGCCTGCTGCGCGGCGGACCGCGTGCCTATACCGATTTCGCGCAGGGCTTCCTTGCGGGCATGGGCGGGAGCCAGCATATCATCGGCCAGATGGACATCGAGGTGGACGCCAAAGCCGGGACCGGCAGCGGTGAGGTCTATTTCTTCGCTTGGCACCGGCTGATCGAGGAGGGCGAACCCTATGACCTGTTCATGGCGGGCCGCTATATCGACGAATATAGCTGTAAGGACGACAAGTGGGCGATCCAGCGTCGCCGCGAACTGATCGACTGGGCGCGCAAGGATGCGCCGAGCGACGCCTTCATGGCGGGCATGCCGCTCGTCCATCTGTCGGGCCGCAACGGCACGGATTTCAGCCAGACGCGCGATTGGGCGTCGGGCACATCGGGACGCTGA
- a CDS encoding NADP-dependent oxidoreductase, which translates to MTINRRFLLTSRPDGLIKPGDFTLVDEPVPAIGPDEMLVRNHYASIDPAIRGWLDDVPSYLPPVDLGDAVRATTVGVVEASNLDGFAPGDWVMGLNKIEQYSVARKGGFTSLIDPSLVPSVTHYLSVMGAVGLTAYFGVNDILKPQAGETFLISGAAGAVGSLVGQLGKLAGARVVGIAGGPDKCRRLIEDYGFDAAVDYRGKDVDALTAAIGEACPDGIDLVFENVGGIGLDATLEHINDHARIALCGLISEYNGAPYGTRNLWKLIARTATIRGFLISEFLDRFAEGGMAMAKLVGEGKLRFDEHIDEGIDNAFAAFMRLFEGSNQGKMILKLI; encoded by the coding sequence ATGACCATCAACCGCCGCTTCCTCCTGACCTCCCGGCCCGACGGCCTCATTAAACCCGGCGATTTCACGCTGGTCGATGAACCCGTCCCCGCGATCGGTCCCGACGAAATGCTGGTGCGCAACCATTATGCCTCGATCGACCCGGCTATCCGGGGCTGGCTGGACGATGTGCCCAGCTACCTGCCGCCGGTGGACCTTGGCGACGCGGTGCGGGCGACCACGGTGGGCGTGGTGGAGGCCAGCAATCTGGACGGCTTCGCGCCGGGCGACTGGGTGATGGGCCTCAACAAGATCGAGCAATACTCGGTGGCGCGCAAAGGCGGCTTTACCAGCCTGATTGACCCCAGCCTCGTTCCGTCCGTCACCCATTATCTCTCCGTCATGGGCGCTGTCGGGTTGACCGCCTATTTCGGGGTGAACGACATATTGAAGCCCCAGGCAGGCGAAACTTTCCTCATCAGCGGCGCGGCCGGCGCCGTTGGATCGCTCGTGGGGCAACTGGGCAAACTCGCGGGCGCACGGGTCGTCGGCATCGCAGGCGGACCGGACAAATGCCGCCGCCTGATCGAAGACTATGGTTTTGACGCGGCGGTCGATTATCGCGGCAAGGATGTCGATGCGCTGACGGCCGCGATCGGGGAAGCCTGCCCGGACGGCATCGACCTGGTGTTCGAAAATGTCGGCGGCATCGGCCTGGACGCGACGCTGGAACATATCAACGATCATGCGCGCATCGCCCTGTGCGGCCTGATATCGGAATATAATGGCGCGCCCTATGGCACCCGCAACCTGTGGAAGCTGATCGCGCGGACGGCGACCATTCGCGGCTTCCTGATCAGCGAATTTCTCGATCGGTTCGCCGAGGGCGGCATGGCGATGGCAAAACTGGTGGGTGAGGGCAAGCTGCGGTTCGACGAACATATCGACGAAGGCATCGACAATGCCTTCGCCGCGTTCATGCGGCTGTTCGAGGGCAGCAACCAGGGCAAGATGATCCTGAAGCTGATCTAG
- a CDS encoding NADP-dependent oxidoreductase, with amino-acid sequence MTGTHRTITLARRPEGLPQAGDFALAQAPLPVVAEGTMLVRNRVFAIDAAIRGFMDDRPSYLPPLAIGETIRGMALGEVVESRLTGFSAGDIVRALAGWEEYSLLAADALGLEKCDCPDRDALSLYMGTLGPSGLTAYVGLFAIGRIKPGDTVAISAAAGAVGNVAGQIARLSGCRTIGITSSPGKVALCRDLGFDAVIDYNAPGTLDEKIAAAAPQGIDVYFDNVGGEILDGVLPHLADHGRVVVCGMIANYNHADEPYPIRNLWQVLVKRATMQGFLTYEHPEYLAEAQSRIGAWVKAGDLRPLENVTYGLDGAPNALIRLMSGRTTGKTVVCLP; translated from the coding sequence ATGACCGGCACGCATCGCACCATCACGCTGGCCCGCCGTCCCGAAGGCCTGCCGCAGGCGGGCGACTTCGCGTTGGCGCAAGCGCCGCTGCCCGTGGTGGCGGAGGGCACGATGCTGGTCCGCAACCGGGTGTTCGCGATCGATGCGGCCATCCGGGGCTTCATGGACGACCGGCCCAGCTATCTGCCGCCCCTGGCGATCGGCGAAACCATCCGCGGCATGGCTCTGGGCGAAGTGGTGGAGAGCCGTCTGACGGGCTTTTCAGCAGGCGACATCGTCCGGGCGCTGGCGGGATGGGAGGAATATAGCCTGCTGGCCGCCGACGCGCTGGGCCTGGAAAAATGCGACTGCCCTGATCGGGACGCGCTGTCGCTCTATATGGGCACGCTCGGCCCGTCGGGCCTGACCGCCTATGTCGGGCTGTTCGCGATCGGGCGGATCAAGCCGGGCGATACCGTCGCGATCAGCGCGGCGGCGGGCGCGGTCGGCAATGTCGCCGGACAGATCGCGCGCCTGTCCGGGTGCCGCACGATCGGCATCACCAGTTCGCCCGGCAAGGTCGCGTTGTGCCGCGATCTGGGCTTTGACGCGGTCATCGATTATAATGCGCCCGGCACGCTGGACGAGAAGATAGCCGCCGCTGCGCCGCAGGGGATTGACGTCTATTTCGACAATGTAGGGGGTGAGATATTGGATGGCGTCCTGCCTCATCTGGCCGATCACGGCCGGGTGGTCGTGTGCGGCATGATCGCAAACTATAATCATGCCGACGAACCCTATCCGATCCGCAACCTTTGGCAGGTGCTGGTCAAACGCGCGACGATGCAGGGATTCCTGACCTATGAGCATCCAGAGTATCTGGCCGAGGCGCAATCGCGTATCGGGGCATGGGTGAAGGCTGGCGACCTGCGCCCGCTGGAAAATGTGACCTATGGGCTGGACGGCGCGCCGAATGCCCTCATACGATTGATGAGCGGCAGGACGACGGGGAAAACCGTCGTCTGCCTGCCCTAG
- a CDS encoding NADP-dependent oxidoreductase, whose amino-acid sequence MRQLVLADRPIGRPVAATDFTMVDGPMPVPGQGQMLLATRWLGFEPAQKGWMENFGGYVAPIELGDVMRGMGVAEVVVSEGGKFPVGTMVAGMTGWTEALVSDGTGFDICHPDLPPQAMLGLLGIPGLTAWVGLHDIGRPVAGDTVLVSGAAGATGSVAGQLAKIAGCRVIGIAGGAEKCAWLVDEAGFDAAIDYKAGDVSKQLKALAPDGVDVVYDNVGGDVLDAMLARLAIGARVVLCGGISRYEQAGNIAGPANYFSLILRRATMGGFIVLDHEARWPMIRVRLAVLALAGRISWQMDVLEGLDNAPAALARLFTGANRGKQVVRL is encoded by the coding sequence ATGCGTCAGCTAGTCCTTGCCGACCGCCCGATCGGTCGCCCGGTCGCCGCCACCGACTTTACGATGGTCGATGGGCCCATGCCGGTGCCCGGTCAGGGTCAGATGCTGTTGGCGACGCGCTGGCTGGGGTTCGAGCCGGCACAAAAGGGGTGGATGGAAAATTTCGGCGGCTATGTCGCGCCGATCGAGCTGGGCGACGTCATGCGCGGCATGGGCGTGGCGGAAGTGGTCGTGAGCGAGGGCGGCAAGTTCCCGGTCGGCACGATGGTCGCGGGCATGACCGGCTGGACCGAGGCGCTGGTCAGCGACGGCACGGGTTTCGACATCTGCCATCCTGATTTGCCGCCGCAAGCCATGCTGGGGTTGCTCGGCATACCGGGCCTGACTGCCTGGGTCGGGCTGCACGACATCGGTCGCCCCGTGGCAGGTGACACGGTCCTTGTCTCAGGCGCGGCCGGTGCGACGGGTTCGGTCGCAGGACAACTGGCCAAGATTGCGGGATGCCGGGTGATCGGTATCGCCGGTGGTGCTGAAAAATGCGCCTGGCTGGTCGATGAAGCCGGGTTCGACGCCGCGATCGATTATAAGGCGGGCGACGTGTCGAAGCAGCTCAAGGCGCTGGCCCCCGATGGCGTCGATGTCGTCTATGACAATGTCGGCGGCGACGTGCTGGACGCGATGCTGGCGCGCTTGGCGATCGGCGCGCGGGTGGTGCTCTGCGGCGGCATCAGTCGTTATGAGCAGGCAGGCAACATCGCGGGACCGGCCAATTATTTCAGCCTGATCCTGCGCCGGGCGACGATGGGCGGGTTCATCGTTCTGGACCATGAGGCAAGGTGGCCGATGATCCGGGTGCGCTTGGCGGTATTGGCGCTGGCCGGGCGGATCAGCTGGCAGATGGATGTGCTGGAAGGGCTGGACAATGCCCCGGCGGCGCTGGCGCGGCTGTTTACCGGCGCCAACCGGGGCAAGCAGGTCGTGCGGCTTTGA
- a CDS encoding phosphotransferase, with product MMESSAQQRFAGSGAIREGHGFDMDRLAAWMADHVEGFAGPLTAEQFKGGQSNPTYKLTTPTRPYVMRRKPPGQLLKGAHAIEREYRVIRALEAAGFPVAKAYALCDDDTIVGTAFYLMEMVEGRIFWDSTLPGLTSEERPLYFDAMNATIAQLHGFAPDAIGLGDYGRPGNYFERQIARWSRQYGEDGEAGRLDDMDWLVDWLPTNIPAGDESSVVHGDFRADNMIWHATEPKILAVLDWELSTLGHPLADFTYHLMMYHLPPHIIGGFKGADLVALNIPRQDDYVAAYCARTGRGGIDDLSFYLAFNMFRFAAIIHGIKGRMARGTAASPEAASLVDTLPELASLARAMAARKD from the coding sequence ATGATGGAGAGCAGCGCGCAGCAGCGCTTCGCCGGATCGGGCGCGATCCGCGAAGGGCATGGATTCGATATGGACCGACTGGCTGCCTGGATGGCGGACCATGTGGAGGGTTTTGCCGGGCCGCTGACGGCGGAACAGTTCAAGGGCGGCCAATCCAACCCGACCTACAAGCTGACCACGCCGACGCGCCCATATGTCATGCGCCGCAAGCCGCCGGGCCAGTTGCTCAAGGGCGCGCACGCGATCGAACGGGAATATCGCGTAATCCGCGCCTTGGAGGCCGCGGGCTTTCCGGTCGCCAAAGCCTATGCCCTGTGTGACGACGACACCATCGTCGGCACCGCCTTCTACCTGATGGAAATGGTGGAAGGGCGCATTTTCTGGGATTCGACATTGCCCGGCCTGACGTCGGAGGAGCGGCCGCTCTATTTCGACGCGATGAATGCCACGATCGCCCAGTTGCACGGCTTTGCCCCTGACGCGATCGGCCTTGGCGATTATGGACGGCCCGGCAATTATTTCGAACGCCAGATTGCGCGCTGGTCGCGCCAATATGGCGAGGATGGCGAAGCCGGGCGACTGGACGATATGGACTGGCTGGTCGACTGGCTGCCGACCAACATTCCGGCAGGCGACGAAAGCAGCGTGGTGCACGGCGACTTTCGCGCCGACAATATGATCTGGCACGCGACCGAGCCGAAGATATTGGCGGTGCTGGACTGGGAACTGTCGACGCTCGGCCATCCGCTCGCCGATTTTACCTATCATCTGATGATGTACCATCTGCCGCCCCATATCATTGGCGGCTTCAAGGGCGCGGATCTCGTTGCCCTCAACATCCCGCGCCAGGACGACTATGTCGCGGCCTATTGTGCCCGAACAGGCAGAGGCGGGATTGACGATCTGTCCTTCTACCTTGCGTTCAACATGTTCCGCTTCGCTGCGATCATTCACGGCATCAAAGGGCGGATGGCGCGCGGGACGGCCGCCTCACCCGAAGCCGCCAGTCTGGTCGACACGCTGCCCGAACTCGCCAGCCTGGCTCGCGCCATGGCCGCCCGAAAGGACTGA
- a CDS encoding aromatic ring-hydroxylating dioxygenase subunit alpha, whose translation MGYHDIIGNEAARMLDFVETGTTDCAPETMAVPAAAYTDPAWFDREMAEIFLKLPLLAALTAEMPNPGDYKAMDLMGKPILITRRTDGSVAAMYNVCSHRGMILKPEGHGNAKRFSCPYHAWTFANDGKLIGVAEPGKFGPICKEDHNLTTLPCVEAGGIIWVSLDPAADMDIGKHLGGMLDDLNAYQLDQWHFCGSRRIYGANWKIAYDGYLEGYHFAAAHPETIHPRTFSNIMSFTAYGPHLRVGYPQVRIKEALGALPRETWGEHENEGYDFVRTIFPNVSIFFAPEITQVAQLIPGPTPDKNMTNLLFIRRHGPKDEADAAAIEGMMDWLRDVVDVEDYGVGLQVQKGMESGARPNVTFGRNERGNQYFHRYIDYYLSDDPAKVPPIL comes from the coding sequence ATGGGCTATCATGACATCATCGGCAACGAAGCTGCCCGGATGCTGGACTTTGTTGAGACCGGCACGACCGACTGCGCGCCCGAAACCATGGCCGTGCCCGCCGCCGCCTATACCGACCCGGCCTGGTTCGACCGGGAAATGGCGGAGATATTCCTGAAACTGCCGCTGCTCGCCGCATTGACCGCCGAAATGCCCAATCCGGGCGATTACAAGGCGATGGACCTGATGGGAAAGCCCATCCTCATCACGCGCAGGACCGACGGTTCGGTCGCGGCAATGTATAATGTCTGCTCACATCGCGGCATGATCCTCAAGCCAGAGGGCCATGGCAACGCCAAGCGCTTTTCCTGCCCCTATCACGCCTGGACCTTCGCCAATGACGGCAAGCTGATCGGCGTCGCCGAACCCGGCAAGTTCGGTCCGATCTGCAAGGAGGACCATAATCTCACGACCCTGCCCTGCGTGGAAGCCGGCGGCATCATCTGGGTCAGCCTGGACCCCGCCGCCGACATGGACATCGGCAAGCATCTGGGCGGGATGCTGGACGACCTCAACGCCTATCAGCTGGATCAATGGCATTTTTGCGGGTCGCGCCGCATCTATGGCGCGAACTGGAAGATCGCCTATGACGGCTATCTGGAGGGCTATCATTTCGCGGCGGCCCATCCCGAAACCATCCATCCGCGCACCTTCAGCAATATCATGAGCTTCACCGCCTATGGCCCGCATCTGCGCGTGGGCTATCCCCAGGTCCGCATCAAGGAAGCGCTGGGCGCGCTGCCGCGCGAGACATGGGGCGAACATGAAAATGAAGGCTATGACTTCGTGCGCACCATCTTCCCCAATGTCAGCATCTTCTTCGCGCCTGAAATCACCCAGGTCGCACAATTGATCCCCGGTCCGACGCCGGACAAGAATATGACCAACCTGCTGTTCATCCGCCGCCATGGCCCGAAGGACGAGGCGGACGCCGCCGCGATCGAGGGCATGATGGACTGGCTGCGCGACGTGGTGGACGTGGAGGATTATGGCGTGGGGCTACAGGTGCAAAAGGGGATGGAGTCGGGCGCACGGCCCAACGTAACCTTTGGCCGCAACGAGCGCGGCAACCAATATTTCCACCGCTATATCGACTATTATCTGAGCGACGATCCGGCGAAGGTGCCGCCGATCCTCTGA
- a CDS encoding nuclear transport factor 2 family protein, producing the protein MVAPVTGGQCGTPGAQDMTTDQALSHRQIAELTLAYCRGVDRADEALLKSIFHDDSIVICGAFEGNGQQFASEICTIVRAVFDQTLHSIDHQSIEVTGDTAMGETYVVAVSTMTDLDRGKSEMLTGGRYLDRFTRRDGIWKFAARTFVSEWSRIDGTSCTDDAPSATQGLGSHPAARWH; encoded by the coding sequence ATGGTCGCGCCTGTCACCGGGGGCCAATGCGGGACCCCTGGCGCGCAGGACATGACCACCGACCAAGCCCTGTCGCACCGGCAGATCGCCGAACTGACGTTGGCCTATTGCCGGGGTGTCGATCGTGCCGATGAAGCGCTGCTGAAAAGCATATTTCATGACGACAGCATCGTAATCTGCGGCGCTTTTGAGGGCAATGGTCAGCAATTCGCGAGCGAAATCTGCACGATCGTTCGCGCGGTGTTCGACCAAACCCTACACAGCATCGATCACCAATCGATAGAGGTGACCGGCGACACCGCGATGGGGGAAACCTATGTCGTCGCGGTGTCGACCATGACCGACCTGGACCGGGGCAAATCGGAAATGCTGACCGGCGGCCGCTATCTCGATCGGTTCACCCGGCGCGATGGTATCTGGAAGTTCGCGGCCCGCACATTCGTCAGCGAATGGAGCCGGATCGACGGGACCAGCTGCACCGACGATGCGCCGTCGGCCACACAGGGCTTAGGCAGCCATCCTGCGGCGCGATGGCATTGA